One window of the bacterium genome contains the following:
- a CDS encoding DUF5678 domain-containing protein, giving the protein MMEKVLVNSNKYNGQYVAIISVDDNTIVGSGNTPDEALSKAQKKGIQKPFILYVPDKDLVHIYHVD; this is encoded by the coding sequence ATGATGGAAAAAGTATTAGTTAACTCTAATAAATACAACGGTCAATATGTTGCAATCATAAGCGTTGATGATAACACTATAGTTGGCTCTGGCAATACTCCAGATGAGGCTTTATCTAAAGCACAGAAAAAAGGCATTCAAAAACCTTTTATCCTTTATGTTCCAGATAAAGATTTAGTTCATATCTATCATGTTGATTGA
- a CDS encoding retropepsin-like aspartic protease has translation MLIENYPFTITRVGDIARPYLPITIINPENQKEINVFALVDTGADECALPATFALPLGHNLQSGYQKRISTGNGITTAYSHTVCIKAFNFLTENVLIDFMPNLHIPLLGVKSFLSNFILKIDYHEKIFSII, from the coding sequence ATGTTGATTGAAAATTATCCTTTTACAATTACGAGAGTAGGAGATATCGCTAGACCATATCTTCCTATTACAATTATTAATCCTGAGAATCAAAAAGAAATCAATGTGTTTGCCTTAGTTGATACTGGAGCAGATGAATGCGCTCTGCCTGCCACATTTGCCCTACCTTTGGGACATAATTTACAATCAGGCTACCAGAAAAGAATAAGTACTGGTAATGGGATAACTACCGCTTATAGCCACACTGTCTGTATAAAAGCATTTAACTTCTTAACCGAAAATGTCTTGATTGATTTTATGCCAAATTTACATATTCCACTACTCGGTGTAAAAAGTTTCCTAAGTAATTTTATTTTGAAGATTGATTACCATGAAAAAATATTCTCAATAATATAA